The genomic stretch TTTCTCCTATTCGATCGTCCAGGGCGAGAACTATTACCGTTTCCGCGCCGACGCCTATTTCGACCTCGATCAGCTCGGCCTCAACATGCGTGCGATCAACAACGCGGTGAGGCCCTACAAGAGTCTCGAACTGCATCCCAACGTCACCCGGATCGTCAGCCTCGCCCACACGAAGGAAGGCCTCATTCTCGTCACCGGGATCACCGGTTCGGGCAAGAGCTCGACGCTCGACAGCATTCTCGATCTGAACAACCACTCGATTGACGCCCATTGCGTGATCATCGCGTCGCCGGTCGAATTCGTGCACAAACCCGACCGCTGCATCATCCGGCACCGGGAAGTCGGGCGCGACGTGCTTTCTTTTAAGGAGGGCGCCGTCCAGTCCCTCCGCCAGGATCCCGACATCATCATCATCGGCGAGTTGCGCGACCCGGACACGATCCTTACCGCGCTGGAAATCACCGATAGCGGTCACAAGGTGTTCTCGACGCTTCACACCTCTTCCGCGGTGGAAAGCATCGACCGTATCATCGGAGAAATTCCCCCGATCGAACAGGAACGCGTGAGGAACCGGCTGGCGGACGTGATCGTGGCGGTGATCTCCCAGAAGCTGATCCCGAGCCTCGACAAGCGCCGCGTCCTCGCGAAGGAAGTCATGATCGCGACTCCGTCGGTGAAGGCGGCGATCAAGAACAACAACACCGGGGAAATTTATCAGATGATGTCGGAATCGTCCGAGCAGGGCATGACGACGATGGAGCAGGACCTGAAACGCCTGTATCTGGCGAAACGCATTTCGCTCGAGACGGCGATGAATTTCGCGAACAACAAGAGGAGGCTGCAGCAGATTCTGAACCTTGTTCCGCAGGGAAATTGATTTCTGATTATTCACAAGGATAAGCACATCTATGGCGTCACTGAGGGGAAATAGAAATAGTGCCATCGGGCTGTTTGTGGACGGCCTGGAACTCAAATTTGCGAAGCTCTCTCTCAAGCGCGGGACCGTTGTGCTGGATGAAGTCCAAACCGCGCAGCTTGCGACCAAGCTCGAGGAACGTCATACCGCGACCGCAGAGCTCGACACGCTCGGGGAATCGATGGACACCTTCGCTCTTCCCTCCAGCGGAGAAGGGGGCGAAACCCTTGCCATCGACAACAACAGCGTGCTCGTCGGGCTCCTCTCGAAGTACCCGGCCGCAAGTTACGTTTTGGGATATGCGATCTCCGAGCCGAGCATCTATTATCATGTGCTCGAGAGCGACTTCGGGCTCGCCGGAAAGAAACTGAAACAACGGGCGGTCGACGAGCTGAGGAACGTCCGGGCGGTGCAGCCGTCGCTCGATTCGATCGATTTCTTCCATTCCGCCGAAAAGAATCTTGTCTGCGTTGTGCGCGAAAACGGCGCGACGATGCTCAATACCCTCCAGGATATCAAGCCCTTCCTCGGGAAGCGGCTTCCGCGCATCGCGCTGATCGAGATCGCCGATGTCGCCTTGATGAACCTTGCGCGCGCCAACTACGGGTTTGCCGCCGACGAAATCACGACGATCGTGTACGTCGGGGTCGAGTTCACGCGCCTGATCTTCATGAGGGGTTCGGAGTTCTTCCATTTTGCGCCGTTGCTCGGCGAGGGCCACGATTCCCCGAACATCCAGAACACGATCTACAGCCGCCTGCTTCTCGAGCAGGATAACATGGGCATTCCCCGCATCGACAAGATCCTCCTGGCGGGGGAGAGCCGGCGGATCGATCTCGATAAGTTCATCCGGGAACAACTGCCGGAGGTCGACGTCCAGTACATGCGGGTTCCGTATCTCGATACGACCAGCTTGTCGGCCGAAATGCAGGAACAGATCCCGGAGTATGCCGTCGCGATCGCCACGGCGTGGAAACTCCTCGATGACGATCATCCGGGGTTCTATCCGGTCAACCTCCTGCCGGAATCGGTCCGCGAGGGGCAACGGACGTTTAAGCTTGCGTGGCACGGCCAGATACTTCTCGCCCTGGTGTTTCTGAGCACCTTCTATTTCACGTCCCAGTACGGCACGGTGCAGAAGGAGGTGTCGACCCGGAAGGCCACGCTGAGCCAGCTGCAGGACAAGGTGGCTGAGAACGAAAAGCTGAAAGTCGCAATCGCCAGCCTGAACGAACAAATCGGCAGGTATAACACCGCGCTCGCCGTTTACGACTCGCTTGTCCCGGGAAGCGACCGTTGGAACAGGATGCTTGCCCAGCTGACGAAGGGTGTCGAAGACCTGGGAGCGGTCTGGATCACGGAAGTCAAGTCTCTCGGCGCCGGAGCGATGAGCATTACGGGGTTCACCCTCTACCGCGCGCGCATTCCCAGGATCGCGGCCCTGTTCGATAACGCGACCCTCACGAAGGTGGAAGTGAAGGAGATTCGGGAAAAATCGCCTTCGGTCTACAGCTTCATCATCTCGGTTCCGCCGCAGCAGGAAAAAACGCCGCCGGCGGCTGGCGGCACTCAGTAACAGCAATGGAACTGATTCCAATAAACCGGAGATAAACGTGTCATATACGATTCGAAATACGA from Bacteroidota bacterium encodes the following:
- a CDS encoding PilT/PilU family type 4a pilus ATPase is translated as MEEAISILREIVRNIPETAYGVERQMLIGDLATRESQEERTLIKRMFDGFLLRMSEITASDIDLGGTGTRGQIWYRIHGVKKPDPSLPALTFDEVNVLIQSIMLERQRQYLYENRNLDFSYSIVQGENYYRFRADAYFDLDQLGLNMRAINNAVRPYKSLELHPNVTRIVSLAHTKEGLILVTGITGSGKSSTLDSILDLNNHSIDAHCVIIASPVEFVHKPDRCIIRHREVGRDVLSFKEGAVQSLRQDPDIIIIGELRDPDTILTALEITDSGHKVFSTLHTSSAVESIDRIIGEIPPIEQERVRNRLADVIVAVISQKLIPSLDKRRVLAKEVMIATPSVKAAIKNNNTGEIYQMMSESSEQGMTTMEQDLKRLYLAKRISLETAMNFANNKRRLQQILNLVPQGN